The Macaca thibetana thibetana isolate TM-01 chromosome 11, ASM2454274v1, whole genome shotgun sequence genome window below encodes:
- the TMEM119 gene encoding transmembrane protein 119 has product MVSAAAPSLLIALLLLLGSVPATDTRSVSLKAAFLEDMAGSGEAEGSSASSPSLPPPWTPALSPTSLGPQPTRLGGPSPPTNFLDGIVDFFRQYVMLIAVVGSLAFLLMFIVCAAVITRQKHKASAYYPSSFPKKKYVDQSDRAGGPRAFSEVPDRAPDSRPEEALDSSRQLQADILAATQNLKSPTRAALGGGEGARMVEGRGAEEEEKGSQEGDQEVQGHGVPVETPEAQEEPCSGVPEVASEGQGELEGSLLLAQEAQGPVGPPESPCACSSVHPSV; this is encoded by the coding sequence ATGGTTTCGGCGGCAGCCCCCAGCCTCCTCATCGCTCTGTTGCTGCTCCTGGGGTCTGTGCCCGCTACCGACACCCGCTCTGTGTCCCTGAAGGCTGCGTTCCTGGAGGACATGGCAGGTAGTGGGGAGGCCGAGGGCTCGTCGGCCTCCTCCCCGAGCCTCCCGCCACCCTGGACCCCGGCCCTCAGCCCCACATCGTTGGGGCCCCAGCCCACACGCCTGGGGGGCCCGTCACCCCCTACCAACTTCCTGGATGGGATCGTGGACTTCTTCCGCCAGTACGTGATGCTGATTGCTGTGGTGGGCTCCCTGGCCTTTCTGCTGATGTTCATCGTCTGTGCCGCGGTCATCACCCGGCAGAAGCACAAGGCCTCGGCCTATTACCCGTCGTCCTTCCCCAAGAAGAAGTACGTGGACCAGAGTGACCGGGCCGGGGGCCCCCGGGCCTTCAGTGAGGTCCCCGACAGAGCCCCCGACAGCCGGCCCGAGGAAGCCCTGGATTCATCCCGGCAGCTCCAGGCCGACATCTTGGCCGCCACCCAGAACCTCAAGTCCCCCACCAGGGCTGCACTGGGCGGTGGGGAGGGAGCCAGGATGGTGGAGGGCAGGGGGgcggaggaagaggagaagggcaGCCAGGAGGGGGACCAGGAAGTCCAGGGACATGGGGTCCCAGTGGAGACACCAGAGGCGCAGGAGGAGCCGTGTTCAGGGGTGCCTGAGGTGGCCAGTGAGGGCCAAGGGGAGCTGGAAGGGTCTCTCTTGTTAGCCCAGGAAGCCCAGGGACCAGTGGGTCCCCCCGAAAGTCCCTGTGCTTGCAGCAGCGTCCACCCTAGTGTCTAA